GCGTACACATTCAGAACAAGTGTACGGTAGCCAGTCTCGATGTTCGTTGAGATGGGCCAGTAATGAGTCTTTGGATCCAAGTTTAGCTCCCTTGCATACATAACATTTGAAATCGTTTAGACGCGGTCGATCTGGATCTTGGAATTTTGTCTTTGGTCGGCCTGGTTTTCCCGTTCCCTTTAGCTTTGTGGCTTTTCTGCGCACTTTTGGCTTGGAATTTCTCGATGAACGTTTTGAGTTTGCTTGTTTTTGTTGGGACTCAACACTTTGGTCTGTATCCTCGGTTATGTTTGTAATTTCGATTTCATGTTCGTTTTCATCCTCCGAATATAAATATTCCACCTCTAGGTTCTCTTCACCACTGTTCTCTGTTCCGACTTCTTGGTCCTGAAATTCAGTTACAATCCTgaataaaaagatgaaaaatccTTTAATTAATTTAAGGGTCTGTAAATAGACACGACTGAAActcacaaattttcatttttgcttaaTGTGTCCAGCTCTTCGGGTTCGATTGGTTCCTCTTTAATTTCGACCAGAATAGTGGGGTTATCAGATTCCAGCAGCAGTTTCCGCAACCGACGGTCACTTTCCCGATAAGCATCGACAGATTCCTGAATTTTACGTACGGTGCCGGAACATTGTCGACACACCTGCTGGGGAAGACCGTCATTGGTTTCTATCTGTAAAGAAAAACATGCTCCAGAAAAATGTATTTACTCGTACTAAAATTTAACTTACCCGTATTTGAGCAAGTTCTTCTAGTAACCGGTCCAGCGGACCTTTTGGATGTTCTTCGAAAATGGACCGCATATGCGGTTTTTCTTCACAGCACAAACGGCAAATGCAATCGAATTCCATCGTTTGGTAAACTAGAGCctgtaaagcctagtccacactaggcaacatgaactgcgatttttgttgtgagacaaactttgttgtctgttgttgttgttggaaacatgagacggtctcagtgtctcccgaagaaaatgggagacgctgagaccgtctcgagacgaatcGTCTCCTATGTGTGGACTaggcttcttcttcttcttctttctactTTTGGACTGCGCACCGTTTTCCGGGCCAGCCCAAAGGGGGAAGGGCTAGTGGCAAAGACTATATGCCCTGTTTTCATTTAGTCACTATGACTTAGTAATTTAACTTTGCATTGCGTGCAAATTCTACTATTTCCTTGTAGTGTTCgatgttatttgatttaaatagcTCTTGAAGGTTAGTATATTTGCCATGGAAATCATACTGCCTTCTCAGTGTGTTAAAAAGAGGGCATTCCATGATTGTGTGATTAGCCGTTTCTGGTGTTAGACAGGAGTCGCAATTAGCGTTATCTAGGATTCTCATTTTCGCCAGCCAGTATTTGGAGTACTCATGTGCAGCCATTAATCTGTTCAGGAGCCGGATGTCCCGGCCACTCATGTCTTTTCCGAAGAACCACGGGACTTTTGAGAATGCGGGTTGTATGTAGTAGAAGCTTTTTCCCTTATCTGTAGAGTAATTACTGTACCACCTATCTGTTTTTTCGTTTAGTGATCTTTTAAACAAGAATATACTGTCTTTGAGCATAAGATTATTTTCGTAAACGTAGTCCGAATGCAATCCATGTTTGGCCAGACCGTCTGCGATTTCGTTGCCTGTGATGGAAACGTGACTGGGAATCCATTGTATCGCGACATTGTATGAGGAGCATGTTCTTAGGATTTCGATCAGGATGCTTTCGTCATATCTGTTATCTTGTGCAGATTGTAGCATCAAGCATGATGCTTTTGAATCGGTGTATATAACAGAGTGAGATAGTGAGTTTTCTTCAATAATTCGTGTAGCTTCTTTTATAGCTATCAGCTCGGCTGATGTGATGCTTGTCTCCATGCTCAGGGACGCGAACAGCCTTTGTCCGGTCGTTTCGAAGTACACACCTATCGAACATTTTGTTCCATCCTTCGACGCATCTGTATATATACGACCTCGTCCTCTGTTTCTTCCGTTCATGATAAAAAGTGCCAATTGTTTAGCTCGTGCTGGATTTGTATTTTGCTTTGCTGTTGTAAGACCTTCCAAGTCGGATGAAATATCGACTTCTTGTCGAATGCTCAGACGGATCACCGGTTGTACTCGATCGAGTATTGCCTTGTTCTGCCAATAGATCTGTTCTAGGTATGAGAACTTGTGCCAACTACTTCTATCTTCAGGTAACCGTACGCTTCTTAATTGCTCTGCCACTACATTGTTCCTCGAGAAATGTCTGCTGATTTCCTTAGTTGTTACAAACTCTTGCCTCAGCCCAACTGGTTCTTGTCCACTGAGAGCAACTAATACGTTTCTCGGGGTAGACTTTGTCGCCCCAATGACTTTTCTTAAGCATTGGTTGTTAACCACCTCAAGTAATTTCCTGTTTGTTACACTTGCATTATTGTACACGGAGCTATTTTGTTCCAAGGTGCCTCGAAACAGAGCCATATGAATTTTTATCATCGCTTGTGGATGAGTTCCGCTTTTGACCCCACTGAGGACCTTGATCATGTTGAGTCGATCCTGTACCTTTGTTCTAAGCTGTTTGACATGTATTCCAAAATTGAGCGAACGGTCGAAggttactccaaggtatttgtGGCTTCTAACGTTTTCTAGCCTGGTATTATTAATAAAGAAGTCCAGTTCTTTAGTACCCCGTTGGAAGAATATGGTTTTTGTTTTATCTGGGTTGATGGAAAAGTTTAACGTATCAGCTGTGCTGGTGAAAAAATCCAAGTATGTTTGTCCCAGGgcattaaaaattaatgtacGCCGACCAAAAAACGTATAATTTAATCAGAGGTAATAATATTTTGATCTTATCAGCATCTGCTGATAGAATTGGAAACATACGGACTAGCGTGCTGATTGATGAACTTGGCTTTACCCTATAAGAAATCGGTCAGAAGTGTTTACATTATCCCGGTGATTTTTCAAGCATTATGCGGATGAATTCTAATGCAAATGAgcaaaaaataccaacaatcCTGAATTGAGTTTCGGACTTGtgattaagatttttcaacaacTCGGCCAAATGAATACTTCGGGCGCTTCTTGCTTGCGTGCCGAATAATATTTCCTTTACTAATATGTACAAGCATTGATTTCTCGGCCATAGCAGAGGGTTAAACACAAGCCATTTCTTATAGTTATTAATCTTCCAAATTTTTACGATCATAGAATACATATTCATCAATCGTTTGCAGTAGATAACTCAGTTTTTTTATGTTGGTTCATACAATCTAATCAAACTCTAGAATTtatgttcgttaaaaaaattgtttttgaaaatcaatattaattacaacacaattcactTTATGCGCGACTGACAGACTCGCATTATTGATTGAACATATTTactgaaaattgattttcagtaTAAGAACTAGTAACCACAATTTCGAtgattcgtttattttttcgcctcgaaatttttgaatgattccAAATATTCTACATTGACACCACCAACTTTCGGTTTTACATAATCGTCTTTCTCATTCACATCCACTTCACTCTTTTCTGCATCCGCCTTCCCGCTCCTATTTCCAATCATTAGCCAATCCAGGGATTCCGTCAACGGATGACCTTCGTGTTTTTTGGTGCGCAGGTGGGCTATGAGATTTTTCTTTTGCGAAAATGGTTTTGCACAGATCGGGCACTTGTGGGCGGGACCTTCCTTGTGCTCCTGGATGTGTATTCGGAGCAACGCTttgttcttgaattcttgaCCACACTCATCGCAACTGTACTTTTCTGGGAAGTGAAGATGGCGCATGTGAGTGCCAACCTGTCGTATCACGGCGCTGCATAGcagacatttaaatttttttgacccAGCAGGTTTGGGCGGTTCTCCGGGTATAACCACCTCCTCGTAGTACTCAGTCCAGGTTTTCGAAGGTTGGTAATTATCATTGTTTTCATGCCGGCTTTCATGCAAGCGCACGGCAGCTGTTGTGCTGTAcctaagttgaaaaaaattttgattataaaaaagttttactgATTGGGGTTACAACTTACTTTTTTGGACAGTATTTGCATTGAAACTCCTGATCCGTGTGCATAATCCTGATGTGCGATCGAAGAGCTTCCAAAGACTTCAGCTTTTTGTGGCATATGTTACACTCAAACTTTTTGGAATCAGGTGCTGCGTGTACCGTTGCTATGTGTCGCTTGAGAGG
This portion of the Uranotaenia lowii strain MFRU-FL unplaced genomic scaffold, ASM2978415v1 HiC_scaffold_508, whole genome shotgun sequence genome encodes:
- the LOC129760208 gene encoding uncharacterized protein LOC129760208, producing the protein MMDFKVICRLCLEQKPRLRSIHDEHPEGSLGQLLNRIALMNVEPDDGLPQHVCRQCSGQVRRMHQIIDTYRQNEILLREQLGSEKQIPMIEIKEEEVEIEQLEEGSQHKLIVNDLFEPEVKDESSEPDNSDEFNAEYLDEDFISHEDDAGNQGDSEVPNEKKDTEQTTSDVDLLTPVKVRRKKRRSSVNMQPRRRRARTSDGEPKPKRIRKDKNPGRPRQNEHKCYVCQGTPHESAESLLAHLNDHRNMLPYTCSVCIKRTVIINDVTVMNNHLLMHRKPYKCEHCDRHYSVTAALDLHVQMAHPEKHPKLEPHFCEICGGEFPTKLVLQYHQQREHKKGYDCHTCGKSFKALQPLKRHIATVHAAPDSKKFECNICHKKLKSLEALRSHIRIMHTDQEFQCKYCPKKYSTTAAVRLHESRHENNDNYQPSKTWTEYYEEVVIPGEPPKPAGSKKFKCLLCSAVIRQVGTHMRHLHFPEKYSCDECGQEFKNKALLRIHIQEHKEGPAHKCPICAKPFSQKKNLIAHLRTKKHEGHPLTESLDWLMIGNRSGKADAEKSEVDVNEKDDYVKPKVGGVNVEYLESFKNFELRTKVQDRLNMIKVLSGVKSGTHPQAMIKIHMALFRGTLEQNSSVYNNASVTNRKLLEVVNNQCLRKVIGATKSTPRNVLVALSGQEPVGLRQEFVTTKEISRHFSRNNVVAEQLRSVRLPEDRSSWHKFSYLEQIYWQNKAILDRVQPVIRLSIRQEVDISSDLEGLTTAKQNTNPARAKQLALFIMNGRNRGRGRIYTDASKDGTKCSIGVYFETTGQRLFASLSMETSITSAELIAIKEATRIIEENSLSHSVIYTDSKASCLMLQSAQDNRYDESILIEILRTCSSYNVAIQWIPSHVSITGNEIADGLAKHGLHSDYVYENNLMLKDSIFLFKRSLNEKTDRWYSNYSTDKGKSFYYIQPAFSKVPWFFGKDMSGRDIRLLNRLMAAHEYSKYWLAKMRILDNANCDSCLTPETANHTIMECPLFNTLRRQYDFHGKYTNLQELFKSNNIEHYKEIALQALVYQTMEFDCICRLCCEEKPHMRSIFEEHPKGPLDRLLEELAQIRIETNDGLPQQVCRQCSGTVRKIQESVDAYRESDRRLRKLLLESDNPTILVEIKEEPIEPEELDTLSKNENLIVTEFQDQEVGTENSGEENLEVEYLYSEDENEHEIEITNITEDTDQSVESQQKQANSKRSSRNSKPKVRRKATKLKGTGKPGRPKTKFQDPDRPRLNDFKCYVCKGAKLGSKDSLLAHLNEHRDWLPYTCSECVRETIVIKNVTTLNNHLKMHRMPLKCQHCDRHYSDTNALDLHVQMTHPEISGKHEPHFCEVCGGEFPTRLVLLIHQRNHRLRTSCEHCGKQFSDVRNLKRHVSSIHEAVEAMHECKICSKKLKSVEALSKHLEIFHSDQQFSCKYCQKTYTSVGSLRLHESRHENNDNYQPAKRWIQYYQQITPEGTPASERKFKCLICRDILKQIGTHMRRKHFPEKHQCDQCKEVFHDKALLRVHVLEHEQGPAHRCPICGREFSLKKNLVVHMRTKKHADHPLAKSLDWLMVRKKSGSENSGITKSKSKEATEVTNQSVDGLREDQAFDGIV